In Lycium barbarum isolate Lr01 chromosome 9, ASM1917538v2, whole genome shotgun sequence, the DNA window CATATTTggatatttttattaaataagcagtgcaaaaattaaagatataaggatccaaaaattaaagaccagtccgtatGAAGGCCAATTGTGCAAAAATTTGAATAATTTGGGCTCGTAACACTAAGCAATTAGATGCAAATTGGTTTGCGAACGCTGGTTTTCTCTAATCTCCTCTGATTACTTCGTGACTACCTCCACCGTTTACCATCAAGATAAGGAATGATAAAACTGATGACCATCCCTTTAATCTTGTGTTATTACTTGAAAACAATGGTGTAGAATATGTAGAGTGTCCTAAACGGAAACGCAGCCATGCAGATTTAGGGTTTCTTCCAGATCAACACGATAAAATACGCTTAGAAGCATCCTGTGGTGACTTAATTTTATGCAAGGATGGAAGGAATTACTCCATATGTAACACTCTGACTAGGCAATGGATTATTCTTCCCCCTCCTCCTTTAGGACGTATTGGTCATGGATGTATTGGTTTCTTGGTTGACCCTAATAACGAGTATCGCGTGTTACGATATTATCGTACTGATGAACGATATTTTCCTACGGATTCTATGATTAATGTAGAGATTTTTTCCTCCGGGCAAGGAGGAGGATGGACCCAATTGGTTGTTACATCTCCGCGCACTTTGGCGTCTTTCGAAGATTTAGCTTTTCTAGATACCAAGCCTTCACTTGTTGCTTGTGCACGGATGTTATATAGCAGCCCTCCGACTAAATTTGTTCTGTCATTTGATCCATTCAATAATGATCCCGCACAAATTCTACACATTGTTGATTTACCAATTGAGGCTCTTAAGTTTGATCCATATGATATGAACCTGTCTTCCAAATTGGGAGTGTGTCGAGGTCGTCTGCGGTTTTCTCAAGTAACTTTACTACCACCTAGACTCCCTTGTATACAAGTATGGGAGCTTGAGGGTTGCAGAATGGGAAAATGGACATGGATGCACTACAAAATCCCTAAAATCGTAAGCTACCCCCCACGTATACATTGTCATACCAAAAATGTGTTTTATGTACTAGCTTTTCACCCAAATAATGAGGATCTTATATGTGTTCATCACGGTAGTTATCGTGTTATTGTGTACAATGCACGAACAGATAAACAGAAATTGGTTGTGGTGTACcttattttttcttcttattttgtcTTTTGCCTATTATCTAATAAACCTATTTTATCACTTGCCCTACCGTTTTATAATAGATCTATCCCGTGACCTACTTTCTTCAAATTGCTAATGTGTGACATAATGTAACAAAATGATACTATCTATCCAAAGGTTGTTTTCATCAAAACAATACTTACATTATGAAATGATAtgtaacaatcatccaaacaaggtGTGCAGGTACCCCCACTTTTTTACTTTTCCTCTTCCAACTGGTTCTTTACTATTCTGGAGCCTTGAGAGTCTGCCGTTTAAGTTCTGGTTTGTTTCATCCTGATGCCTCTTCGCACCATTGGTAATCATTTATTGGGTTCTTCTTTTACTTTATTGTTATTTATAGATTATAGATTTTGCTTCCAATCTGAGTTGTTACTAGTCTTTATGATAAATTATTACTGAAAAGAAACGAAAAAGTTCAGATCTTTATCAATAAACAAATCGTTATACGGAACCAAGATTCTTAAAGCGTGAAGGAAATATCACATCCGTTGTTTAGGATGACCAAATCAGTCGATTTTCAGCAGATCGTTCATCTAGCTTCATTTCGTTGTGTTCCAAGCTTCTTATTTATCTGAGGTGGAGCAATCTATTACGCGTTTTTCTCCTCAATTCTGACAGCAAAGAGTTGTAGTGCAAAATTTTGGGTAATATTACATGCTTAACAATTTATGGAGAAGAAAATGTACTCTTGGCAAGTAAAACGAATTGTACACAGATAGAGAATCAAGGTGCATATTACAGCGGAATGACGATGATTGACACGCAGGCGATTGTGAAGGGACTCAGGGAGACGTACGCGAGCGGGAAGACGAAGGAGTACGTGTGGAGAGTGTCACAGTTGAAAGATCTGTTGAAGATTGCTGAGCATCACGAGAAGGAGATGGTCGATGCTATTAATTAGAGCCGAGATGTCTAAGCCTGAACTTGAATCCTTTCCTCCAAACATAGAGTCTAATGAATTGCTTTCTTTTCTTCTTGATTTACAGCTTTTCTTCAACTTTTTTAGTTGCGGATATATATTACTGATGGTTATGCTGGTATGTTTTGTTTCATCTTCTGAGTTACAAGTTTCACTTTATGTAGTGGTAATTGCATGTTCTTGTGTGTGTTCAGCATTTCAGACTTCTCTGAGTATCGCTCTTttattaacttcatttttttccCTTAGCTTCTTCGCATTGAGGAGACGTCAACTTCCCAAAAATCCATGCCCTCTTTTGAATGGCGCATCAAGTTTTGTTTGATCATTTTTGAAATATCAGTCTCTCTGTTTAGAATAGTCTTATTGTTTACTAATAGGTTTCTTCTATTTATTAATCACCTTGATCATATCTAATCTTATTTACTACTCTTGGTTTGCTGGTTGGATTAATGGGTAACAAGTAACAACTTTCCCAGCAGTAAGAAGAAGAATGTTTGAACTCTCCTTCTACACTCACTATTTATACATCCTATTCATGGCTTTCTTCCTACTCCACACTAGAATGTTCGATGCCTGCATTATGCTTCCTGGTTTCTTCCTCTTCTTGATCGATCGATACTTGAGATTTTTGCAATCCAAACAAAATGTACAAAATGTATATCTGATTTCAGCCAGAGTTTTGACTTGTGAAATTGTTGAACTCAACTTCTCCAAAATACCAAGTTAGCCAGCCTACAATTCTGCCTTTTATTTCCAGGTAAGTTGTATCTCACTTTTTATGGATGATTACTTCTTGTTATAATTTGTAGGTTTGGAGTACTCTCCGACAAGCGTCATGTACCTAAATGTGCCAAGCATATTAAAGCTGCAGTTGGCATCCATTCACAGTAACTTAGAATCAGATACAATTAGTTTCGTCATCAAATGTGAAGGAAGTtggactaagagcccgtttggattggcttataagttggcttataagctgttttcagcttttttgagtgtttggctggccagcttaaagtcattttatgcttaaaataagctcaaaaaaataattggacc includes these proteins:
- the LOC132609509 gene encoding ferric reduction oxidase 5-like, with translation MPLRTIGLEYSPTSVMYLNVPSILKLQLASIHSNLESDTISFVIKCEGSWTKKLYDVISLPSSVDHLEVSVEGPYGHPSTHFLRNIARS